The Pseudarthrobacter sp. BIM B-2242 region ACAAGTCTGCTGGGGAAGCTTGGTCTCAAGAAACGCCACAACAAACTGGTTACCGGTTCGGCTTTTGCCGCGGCTGGTGCTGTGTTGGTGGCCGGGGCGATCATCTATCCGGGGTTTAAGACCACTGAGGTGGAGTTGAACGACGGCGGTGTGTGGGTTGTCAGTAAGTCCAATAACGCGGTGGGGCGGTTAAATTATCCGTCGCGTGTTCTTGATGGTGCTGTGACGCCGGCGAGTACGACGTTCGATATTCTCCAGCATGCCGGGGATGTGTTTGTGGATGATGAGACGGGTTCGACGTTGAACCAGGTTTCTCCTGCGAACATGCGCCTGGGCGGGGACAAGCAGCTGCCGGGTTCTGCCGACGTCAGTTTTGGCACCGAAGTCATTTCCGTTACCGACGCCGCCAGGGGCAAGGTCTGGGCCCTCTCCCCGTCCACAGTAAACGGGTTCAATGAGGAATCCACGGAACCGGTGCTAGCCGCATCGCAGGGAACCGTCTCCGCGGTGGGGGCTGACGACCGGATTTACAGTGCCGATCCCAAAACCGGAGCAGTGACCGTCACCTCGGTCAGCGCGGACGGCCAGGCCACGTCCGACTCGAGCACCTGGGGTGAGTTGAAGGGTGCGGGGGATCTGCAGATCACGGTGGTGGGGGATGAGCCGGTGGTGTTGGATGCTGCGGCGGGGAACCTGTTCCTGCCGGGCGGGAAGCGTTTGCAGTTGGCTGAGGCGCGGGATGCGAAGTTGCAGCAGAACGGGCCGGCCGGTGATTTTGTGGCTATTGCGACGCAGAAGGCGTTGTTGAAGCAGCCGTTGGATGGTTCGACGGCGAAGACGGTGTCGTTTGACGGCGAGGGGGTGCCGGCTGCGCCGGTGCAGTTGGGCGGGTGTGTGCATGCGGCGTGGTCGGGGGCGAATAAGTATGTCCGTGATTGTGTGAATGATGCTGATGATAAGAATGTGGACGTGCCGAAGGCGAGTGCGTCGCCGTCGTATGTTTTCCGGGTGAACCGGGACCTGGTGGTCCTGAACGATGTGAACTCGGGGAATGTGTGGCTGGAGGGTGTTTCATTGAGTGTGTAAGGGTCCGGTCTCTAACTAGGGTGTGACCTGCGGTTTCGCCCCTGAAAGGACGGGCCCTCTTGGCCGAAATCAGTATGACCACCAACCCCCTTGAAGGCGTTTTGAGCGCCGATCAGATCGATGCCCTCGTCACGGCTGCGGAGGACCTCGGGGAGGGCCGCAACGGAGTTGAGGAACTGCTCTCCCGGATGACCCGTGCGGTCCTGGAACGGGCCCTGGAAACCGAGATGAGCGACCACCTCGGCTACGAGTCCGGGGACCCCGCAGGGCAGGGCACGGGCAACTCCCGCAACGGCAAGACCACCAAGAGCGTTCAGACCCTCCAGGGGCCGGTGCAGGTCACCGTGCCGCGGGACCGGAACAGTTCCTTCGAGCCGGTGATCGTGCCCAAGCGGGCCCGCCGGCTGGGCAAGGTCGAGGACATGATCCTGTCCCTCTACGCCCGCGGGATGAGCACCCGGGACATCGGCTCCCATCTCGATGAGATCTACGGGACCAAGGTCTCCGCGGCGACGATTTCGAGGGTGACCGACGTGATCGCCGATGAGGTCGCCCAGTGGCAGAACCGGCCGCTGGAATCGGTCTACCCGATCGTCTACATCGACGCGATCTGGCTGAAAATCCGGGACGGCGGCGTGGTGGTGAACAAGGCCTGCCACGTGGCCGTGGGCGTGGACGTGGAGGGCCGCAAGCAGGTCCTGGGCCTGTGGCTGGGCACCAGCGAAGGGGCGAAGTTCTGGGCCAACGTGCTCACCGAAATCCGCAACCGCGGAGCGACCGACATCCTGATCCTGTGCTGCGACGGGCTCACCGGGCTGCCGGCAGCGGTGAACAGCATCTACCCCCAGACCGTCGTGCAAACCTGCGTGGTGCACCTGCTGCGCTCGGCCATGAAATACGCCTCCTACGGCGCACGCAAAGCCATGGCCCGGGACATGCGCCCGATCTACACCGCACCGACCGTGCAGGCGGCCGAGCTGGCCATGGAGGCCTTCGCGGAGACCTGGCAGAGCACAGCTCCCGGGGCGGTATTGGCGTGGCGGAACGCGTGGGAGGACTTCACGCCGTTCCTGGCGTTCACCCCGGAGATCCGCAAAGTCATCTACACCACCAACCAGATTGAATCGATCAACTACCAACTGCGAAAAATCACCAAAACCAGGGGCTCATTTCCCTCCGACGAGGCCGCAATCAAGCTGGTCTACCTGGGGATCCGGAACATCGAGACCACCCGCGGCGGCGAGCTCGGAACCGGCACCCAAGGCTGGCACCAGGCCCTGAACGCTTTCGCCGTTCAATTCCCCAACCGACTTCCGATCTGACCACCCGGCAGACCGGATAACCGACCGGTCCCTTACACAGAAAACTTGACACCCCCTGTGGCTGGTGAACCAGAACATGCAGCTGGTGAACAACTGGGAGGACGTCATTCCGCCGAAGGAAACCTCCGATGACGCGGACAAGGATTCCGCCGACGAAGTCCAGCAGACCGTCCTGCCGGACCGCACCAAACCCAACAGTGCACCTGTGGCAAACCCGGATGCCTTCGGTGTCCGGGCAGGCAAGACGACCGTGCTCCCTGTCCTCGACAACGACACCGATCCCGACGGCGACATCCTGACAGTCCGGGCGGCCGCAGACCTGAAATCCGGCGCACTGTCGCCGATCTACGGTTCAACGGGTTTCCAGATCGCCGTGCCCGCCGACAAGTCCGGCAGCGAAACGTTCAAATACACCGTGGATGACGGCCGCGGGCTGTCTTCCACCGCGGACGTGGCCCTGACCATCTTGCCGCCGGGCGAGAACACTGCGCCCCGTCAGAAGCCGAACCGCAACACCACGCTCGTCCTGCAGGCCGGAAAGAGCGCCACCCAAAACATCCTCACCGACTGGATCGACCCCGACGGCGACGATCTCTTCGCCGTTGCCGCCACAAGCACGGATCCGCTGGACCAAGTCAGGATCCGGCCCGATGGCCAGCTGACCTTCCAGGACTCAGGCTCTGCCCCGGGACGTAAGGTCCTCTCGGTGACAGTATCCGACGGGCAGGCGACCTCCGAAGGCAAAATCACTGTGGACGTCCGCTCCCCGGGCGCCCTTCCGCCCATCGCCAACGCCGACCACGTGATCGCCGTCGCGGGAGCGGACACGGTGGTCACCCCACTGAAGAACGACTCCGACCCGCAAGGGGGCGTGCTGAGGCTGGCGCAAGCGACGGCAGACGCGCAGTCGTCGGCAACGCTGAATCCCGACCAACAGACATTTACGTTCAATTCCAACTCGGTGGGCGCGCATTACGTCTCGTACCTGGTGACCAACGGGCCCGCCAGCGCGCAGCAGCTGGTTCGGGTTGACGTTGTGGCAGGCGATTCCGAGGGCGCTCCGGTGGCGGTCCGTGACATCGCACTGCTGCCCACTGGCGGCGACGTCCTGGTGGATGTGCTGGGTAACGATGCCGACCCGTCGGGCGGGGTTTTGGTGGTGCAGTCTGTGACCGCGGACGCAGACCTTCCGGTCAGCGTGGCGGTTCTGGACCACTCGGTGGTCAGGATTACGGATGTCCGGGCCGAGGGCAAGCTGACTATCAAGTACACGATCTCCAATGGGCGCGCCTCCGCGACCGGCGAGATTTCGGTCCTGGTGGTCCCGGCACCCACCAAGCTCCAAGCGCCCCAGGCCAAACCGGACGAAGCCACTGTCCGGACCAACGATGTTGTCAGCATCCCCGTGCTGGCCAACGACACGGACCCGAACGGCCGAAAGCTCACCCTCCTGCCCGAACTGGCGCAGCAGCCGGACGCCGCCGACGGCCGAATGTTTGTCTCCGGCGATTATCTGCGGTTCATTGCGGGCGCTGAGCCCAAAACCGTCTACGCCATCTACAAAGTTCAGAACGAGTCCGGCCAGGTGGACTCCCAGCAGGTCACCATCCGCATCCAGGCCCGCGACGATGAACGAAACTCCCGTCCGGAGCCGAGGAACCTTACTGCCCGCGTAGTGGCGGGAATGATGGTGAAGATTCCCGTTCCGATGGACGGCATCGACGCCAACGGCGATTCAGTCCAGCTCCTGGGCATCGACAAAGCACCCGGCATGGGCACTGCTGTGGTCAGGGACGGCTATCTGGAGTTCACTGCCGCAGGCGACGGAGCCGGAACAGATTCTTTCACCTACCGGGTCCGGGACCGGATTGGCGCCGAAAACACAGGCACAGTGATCGTGGGCATCGCCCCGCCCGAACCCAACAACCAAAAGCCGATCGCCGTGGACGACGCCGTGGACATCAGGCCGGGCAGAAAAGTGGCCGTTGAGGCCCTCTCCAATGATTCAGACCCTGACGGTGATCCGTTGAGCCTGGTGACGAACGGTTTCGAGGCAAAACCTGAACTGCAGGTGGAGGTATCCGATGGCGCCAAGGTTCTTTTCACCGCGCCCGATGCCGCCGGCAACGAGAGCATCAGCTACCGGATCCAGGACGACAAAAAGGCGTCAGCCGGCGCTGTCATCCGGATCCGGGTCAGCCCTGACGCCGAGCTGAAGCGTCCCGTCGCCAAGGACGACCGCGTCACGGTATCGGAGACCCTTGGAAAAACGGCTGTTGACGTTCCGGTCCTGAAAAATGACTCGGACGCCGACGGTGTGGCGGCAGATCTCAAGATCAGCCTCCCGGACGGCAACCCAAATGCCCGTGATGGCGGCTCCGGGAACGTGGTGGTCACCCTGACTCCCCAGGACCAGCTGATTCCTTATAGCGTCACCGACATCGACGGACTCTCCTCAACGGCCCTCATGTGGATCCCGGGCCAGGGGGAGCAATACCCGACGCTCGCCAAGATCGAACCGGTCGAAGTGATGGCCGGCAAGGAGGTCATCCTTGACCTTGCCGAATACGTCCGGGTGCGCGATGGCCGGCGGCCGCGGGTTACCGTGGCGGATGCGGTCCGTGTTCAGGGTGCATCGTCCGAGGACGTCATCCAGTCCGACGGTTCGGCGCTGCGGTACGCTGCGCGGGCGGACTATGTCGGTCCCGGATCGGTGACCTTCGAAGTCACCGACGGTGCCGGACCCGACGATCCTGCCGGCCTGAAGTCAACCCTGGTAATCATGACCTCTGTGATTCCGGACCCCAACGCCAATCATCCGCCCACCTTCAGCGGCACGTCCGTGGACGTTCCGAAGGCTGAGAAGGCCTCCGTCGACCTGTCCGGGCTCGCCCGGGACGTGGACGAACAGGACAAAGGCAAGCTCACATTTGCGCTGGACGGGACCCTGCCTGCAGGCTTCACCGCCACGATCGAGGGTGCTGTGCTGACCGTAGGGGCGGACAGCTCACTGGGCATCGGGTTCACCGGGAACATCCCGGTGAAAGTCACTGACGGCCGCTCTCCGGCAGTCACGGCGTCCATGCTGGCCCGGCACGTTGCCTCCAACCGGCCCATGCCGGTGGCCAACGACGACGTGGTGGACAAAGCCAATGCGGGCAAACCGGAGACCATCAACGTCCTGGCCAATGACTTCAACCCCTTCCCGGACACGTCTCTCAAAATCGTGGCGGCCACTGTTGAAACCGGGTCAGCTTCCGGCCAGCCCGCCGCAGTGGGGGACTCCATAGCCGTGACCCCGGCAGTCGGCTTCAAGGGCGTTATGGTGGTCCGCTACACCGTGGCCGACAAAACCGGCGACCTGTCACGCCAGGTTGACGGCAGGCTCCGGCTGACCGTGCGGGATGCCCCCGATGCCCCGTCCGCCCCCAGTGCCACAGAGGTCCGCAGCCGGACCGCTGTGCTCAAATGGGCGCCGCCGTCGGACAATGGAGCCTCCATCACCGGCTACACGGTCCGCTCCAACAACGGCTTCGAGCAAGAGTGCGCCACCACTACCTGCACCTTGAACGGACTGACCAACGACGTGAAGTACGTCTTTACGGTTACCGCCACCAACGAGGTGGGGGATTCCCCTGCCTCCGCACAGTCCAACGAGATCCGGCCCGACGAAAAGCCGTCGCCGCCGGAAGCGCCGAGCGTCAAGGCCGGTGACAAAAACATGGTGATCAACTGGCCTGCCGCCAAATCCGAGGGCTCGGCCGTCAAGCACTACAACCTGGAGATCTCGCCGCCACCGGCGACCGGCATCGCCGTGAAAAACGACGTGGCAGGGCTGAACTACACCTGGACCGGGCTGACCAACGGCGTGAAATATAAGGTCCGGGCCCAGGCTGTCAACGAATTGGGTCCCTCCGACTGGGGAACGTACTCAGCAGAAGACAACCCCGCCGGTGTTCCGGCCGCGCCCGCCGCACCCAGCTCCGCAGTGACAGAATCCGTGGGCACACAGAACCAGCTCAAAGTGAGCTGGGCCGAACCCAACACCAACGGTGATCCCATCAGCAACTACTACGTCACCATGAGTGGCGGCGACGGTCCAGCCCAGACGCAGACCGTTGCCGGGACGGTACGGACGGCCAACTTCTCGGCCAACAACTCCGAGGCCGCTTACGCGTTCACCGTGCAGGCAGAAAACAAGGCAGGCAAAGGCGGGGTCAGCCCCGCCTCAGCACCACGCCGTGCCACTGGCAAACTGGGCCAGGTCTCGGGCGTCAGCTCCACTCCAGCCAACACCGGGGGCGCAGGAAGGTCGGTGACCGTTGACTTCCGGCGGCTCACTGCGGCCGAGCGCAACGGTTCCGCCGAAAACGAGGTCAGCTACAGCTACAACGCCAGCAACGGCACCAGCGGACCCATTGCTCCGGGACAGACCATTGCGGGGTTCGCCAACGGCGCCTCCGTCAGCATCACGGTGATCGCCAACTCGGCAGTAGCGCCAAGCTCGAACGCCAGCGCCCCTGCCTCCGCCACCCCGTACGGGTCACCTGGAACGCCTTCAGCGTCTGGCCAGGACGGTGCCATGAACCAGAAGTCCGTCACGCTGAACTGGTCATCGCCGTCTCCAAGTTCCTTCGACGTCGCCCGGACAAAGATCAATGTCGGCGGCCGCGGATGGGAAGACGTGGCTGCATCGGGCAGCAGGACCGTCAACACCAATGGCTACGAAGAGACCGTCACCATCCAAGTCCAGACCTTCAATTCCGTCGGGACCGGCGGCCCTGTCGCGGGTGCCAGCGCGAAATCCGGGCGAATCGGCCAGTGGACCACAACCCTGGTTCAGGACACCGGACTAGTCCGGACCTGCAGCTACACCCTGGGCGGGTCAAACTACCGGCCCAACCCCTACTTCGACTGCGACCGCGTCACGGGCGACAACCCGCCGTGGTTCTACGTCAGTACGCAGGACACCATCGTTGTGAAGTGTTACGTGGTGCAAAACGACAACTGGTCCGGCGGACCCGACCAGCCGTATTACCGTGTGGAGTCCGGTTCCTCCCGAAACGTGGGACGTTATGTAATTTCGGGGCACACCAAGCTTGGATGGCCTGGCGGGCCGGGGGTTCCGCATTGCTGAAGCCTATTCTGGGCAGCACCAAACGTGCCGCGGTGGGGGAGCGCTCCCCATCGCGGCCGCCATCCTGCTTCGGTAGGCTAGCGCGGGAACAGAGAGCCCTATACCGGGTCTTTGGACGGGCTGGCCTGGGGGCCGCCACAAATTTCAGGGGAAAAGAAACACTGTGACAACTCTGCTGGGGAAGCTTGGTCTCAAGAAACGCCACAACAAACTGGTTACCGGTTCGGCTTTTGCCGCGGCTGGTGCTGTGTTGGTGGCCGGGGCGATCATCTATCCGGGGTTCAAGACCACTGAGGTGGAGTTGAACGACGGCGGTGTGTGGGTTGTTAGTAAGTCCAATAACGCTGTGGGGCGGTTGAACTATCCGTCGCGTGTTCTTGATGGTGCGGTGACGCCGGCCAGTACGACGTTCGACATTCTTCAGAGTGCCGGGGATGTGTTTGTGGATGATGAGACGGGTTCGACGCTGAACCAGGTTTCTCCTGCGAACATGCGCCTGGGCGGGGACAAGCAGCTGCCGGGTTCTGCCGACGTCAGTTTTGGCGCCGGGGTGATTTCGGTGACCGATCCGGCGGCCGGGAAGGTCTGGGCCCTCTCGCCGTCGACTGTCAATGGGTTTGACCAGGAATCCTCTGAGCCGGTGATGGTGGGCTCTGAGGGCCTCGTGTCAGCGGTGGGTGCCGACGACAGGGTGTACTCGGCCGACCCGAAATCCGGTGTGGTCACGGTGACCACTGTGGATGCCAACGGCGAGGTGGTCAGCTCCGATTCGAGTACCTGGGGTGAGTTGAAGGGTGCGGGGGATCTGCAGATCACGGTGGTGGGGGATGAGCCGGTGGTGTTGGATGCTGCGGCGGGGAACCTGTTCCTGCCGGGCGGGAAGCGTTTGCAGTTGGCTGAGGCGCGGGATGCGAAGTTGCAGCAGAACGGGCCGGCCGGTGATTTTGTGGCTATTTCGACGCAGAAGGCGTTGTTGAAGCAGCCGTTGGATGGTTCGACGGCGAAGACGGTGTCGTTTGGCGGTGAGGGTGTCCCGGCTGCGCCGGTGCAGTTGGGCGGGTGTGTGCATGCGGCGTGGTCGGGGGCGAATAAGTATGTCCGTGATTGTGTGAATGATGCTGATTATAAGAATGTGGACGTGCCGAAGGCGAGTGCGTCGCCGTCGTATGTTTTCCGGGTGAACCGGGACCTGGTGGTCCTGAACGATGTGAACTCGGGGAATGTGTGGCTGGTGAACCAGAACATGCAGCTGGTGAACAACTGGGACGATGTTGTCCCGCCCAAAAACGAGTCCGATGAGCAGGACCAGGAATCGGCGGACAACAACACCATCAACGTCCTGCCGGACCGCACCAAACCCAACCGGCCGCCGGAGACAAAACCGGACGTTGTCGGCGTCCGTCCCGGACGCACCACCATCCTCAGTGTCCTGGACAACGATTCCGATCCCGACGGCGACGTCCTGACCGCCGCCGTCGGCGAATCCGGCCCTAAGACGGGAACGCTGCAGAGCATCTACGGTGGCACGGCCTTCCAGATCGCCGTCCCGGCAGACGCCCGGCCCGGCACCGAGACCTTCAACTACAACGCTGCTGACGGCCGGGGTCTTTCCGCCGGCGGCCAGGTCACGCTCAACATCGTGGGCGACGAGGAAAACCGGCCGCCCGTCTTCAAACGCGGCGGTGACCCCACCACCATGCTGGTGGAACAGGGCAAAACCGTCAGCCAGAACATCCTCACCGACTGGACCGATCCCGACGGCGACGACCTCGTCCTGATGGATGCCAAAGCCGACAACGACCAGGACCAGGTCAAGGTCCGCCGCGACGGACTGCTGACCTTCCAGGACTCCGGTGCAACGGCCGGGAAGAAGAACGTGGAAGTCACTATCTGGGATGGCCGCGCCTCGGTCACGGGAAAGGTTGTGATCAACGTCCAGCCGCCCGGTGCCCTGGCGCCGGTAGTCAACGCCGACCACGTCACGGCGGTGGTGGGCCAGGACCTGGTGATCGCACCCCTGAAGAACGACGTCGATCCCAACGGCGGTGCCCTCCGCCTGGCGCAGGTGGAGGCGAACGGACCGGCCGAGCTGGGTCCCGTCACCGACGGCGGAACCTTCACTTTCCGCAGCACCACTCCCGGTCCGGTCTACCTGACGTACATCGCCAGCAACGGACCGCAAAGCAGCCAGGGACTCATCCGCGTTGACGTTGAGTCCGGTAATGACTCCGGCGATCCCGTCGCGGTGCATGATGTTGCGCTGATGCCGACCGGCGGCAGCGTCCTCCTGGACCCGCTGGCGAATGACTCGGACCCGTCCGGCGGCGTGCTGGTGCTCCAGTCCGTGCAGCTCCCGGAGAACAACACCGCTTCCGTGAGCGTGATCGACCACGGCGTCCTGCGCATCACCGATGTCCTGGGCACCAAGGAACCTTTCCGCTTCGAATACACCATGTCCAACGGCAAAAAGTCAGCCACCGGCAGTGTCTCCGTGGTCCCGGTTCCGGCTCCCGCCGTCGTCGAAGCACCCCAGCCCAAACCGGACGAAGTGAACGTCCGCGTCAACGACGTCGTCACCATCCCGGTGCTGGAGAACGACACCCACCCCCAGGGCCAGGAACTGACCGTCGACCCGGTCCTGCCGCAGGCCGTGGACGAACTGGACGGCAAGAGCTTCGTCTCCGAAAATACGGTGCGGTTCATCGCCGGTGCCCAGCCGAAAACGGTGCGGGCCATCTACAACGCGGTGGACCCCCAGGGACAGAAGAGCGCCGCCGCAGTGACCATCCACATCCTTCCCCTGGAAGGCGCGGAGAACTCCCGTCCGCAGCCGCGTAACCTCACGGCCCGCGTGGTGGCCGCCGGCACCGTCCGGATCCCCGTCCCGCTTGACGGGATTGATCCCGACGGCGACTCCGTCCAGCTCACCGGCATCGACAGCACCCCCGCGATGGGTACCGCAACCGTAGGAAGCAACTTCATCGATTTCACGGCCGCCGGCGACGGCGCCGGAACAGACACTTTCCGCTACAAGGTGGTGGACAGGCAGGGAGCGGTCAACACCGGAACGGTGACCGTCGGGATCGCGCCCCGCGGCGAAACCAACCAGAACCCCACACCCGTCGATGACGAGGTGAAGGTCCGTCCGGGGCGGCAGATCGCCGTCGACGCCACGGGCAACGACACCGACCCTGACGGGGACCGCATCCGCATCCTCACGGAAGGGATCGAGGCTGACGCAGCCCTGCAGGCCACCGTCAGCAAGACCAGCGGACGCATCATCCTGCTGGCCCCCAACGCGGCAGGAACAGTCAACGTCCGCTACACGATCGCCGACGACCGGGGGGCCACCGCCCAGGCCGCCATCCGCGTGGTGGTGGACAACGAGGTTCCCCTCAAAGCCCCCATCGCCCGTGACGACCGTGTGACCTCCGCCCAGGCCATGGGCAAGACCGCCGTTGACGTGCCCGTCCTCAAGAACGACGAAGACCCGGACGGCGTGGGCGAGAACCTCAAGATCACCACCGAGGCCCTGACCGCGCGCCCCGGGACTGAAGGCAACATGATCGTGGAGCTCACCGAACAGCCGCAGCTGATCCCGTACTACGTCGAAGACGTGGACGGGCAGAAGTCCACGGCGATCATCTGGGTGCCCGGGCTGGGACAACAGGTTCCTACCCTGGCCAAGGACGAGGTGATCGAGGTCGTCTCCGGCCAGTCCATCGACGTGGACCTCAAGGAGTGGGTGAAGGTCCGCGAGGGACGCTCTCCCCGCCTGACCCAGACGGACCGGATCAAGCTCATTGGAGCTGACGGCAGCAACCCCGTCTCAGGCGACGGCACCGCCCTGAAGTACATGGCGGGAACGGACTACGTAGGCCCTGGCTCGCTGAGCTTCGAAGTCACTGACGGTACCGCCGTTGATGATCCGGCCGGGTTGAAGTCCACCCTCAGCATCCGCACCAAGGTGCTGCCCGATCCAAACCGGAACAACCCGCCCGAACTGCTCGGCGCCACCGTTGAGGTGCCGAAGGGTGAGTCCGCCGACACGGACCTGAGCCGGCTGACGTCCGATCCGGACCGTGACGACGTGGACACCATGAAGTACGAACTGGTGGGCGGCAGCCCGGCCAGCTTCAACGCCCGCATCGACGGAAAGGTCCTCAAGACCTCCGTGGACGGCGCAACCGCCACGGGTACCTCGGGTGCGGTGCAGGTCAAAGCTACGGATTCGCGTGGTCTGGAGGCAACCGCCACGTACCAGCTGGCCGTGATCGCCTCCAACCGGCCCAAGCCGGTGGCGAACGACGACCTTGAACCTAACGCTGCGGCGGGCAAGCCGCTCACCGTCAATGTGCTTGCCAACGACTCGAACCCGTTCCCGGAAACGCCGCTGAAGATCATTGCTGCGGCCACCGAAACCGGCAGCGGCAACGTTGAAGTATCCGGCGATTCGCTGACCGTGACGCCCGCCCCGGGATTCAGCGGGTCCCTGGTGGTTTCCTACACGGTGGCCGATAAAACCC contains the following coding sequences:
- a CDS encoding Ig-like domain-containing protein, producing the protein MTTLLGKLGLKKRHNKLVTGSAFAAAGAVLVAGAIIYPGFKTTEVELNDGGVWVVSKSNNAVGRLNYPSRVLDGAVTPASTTFDILQSAGDVFVDDETGSTLNQVSPANMRLGGDKQLPGSADVSFGAGVISVTDPAAGKVWALSPSTVNGFDQESSEPVMVGSEGLVSAVGADDRVYSADPKSGVVTVTTVDANGEVVSSDSSTWGELKGAGDLQITVVGDEPVVLDAAAGNLFLPGGKRLQLAEARDAKLQQNGPAGDFVAISTQKALLKQPLDGSTAKTVSFGGEGVPAAPVQLGGCVHAAWSGANKYVRDCVNDADYKNVDVPKASASPSYVFRVNRDLVVLNDVNSGNVWLVNQNMQLVNNWDDVVPPKNESDEQDQESADNNTINVLPDRTKPNRPPETKPDVVGVRPGRTTILSVLDNDSDPDGDVLTAAVGESGPKTGTLQSIYGGTAFQIAVPADARPGTETFNYNAADGRGLSAGGQVTLNIVGDEENRPPVFKRGGDPTTMLVEQGKTVSQNILTDWTDPDGDDLVLMDAKADNDQDQVKVRRDGLLTFQDSGATAGKKNVEVTIWDGRASVTGKVVINVQPPGALAPVVNADHVTAVVGQDLVIAPLKNDVDPNGGALRLAQVEANGPAELGPVTDGGTFTFRSTTPGPVYLTYIASNGPQSSQGLIRVDVESGNDSGDPVAVHDVALMPTGGSVLLDPLANDSDPSGGVLVLQSVQLPENNTASVSVIDHGVLRITDVLGTKEPFRFEYTMSNGKKSATGSVSVVPVPAPAVVEAPQPKPDEVNVRVNDVVTIPVLENDTHPQGQELTVDPVLPQAVDELDGKSFVSENTVRFIAGAQPKTVRAIYNAVDPQGQKSAAAVTIHILPLEGAENSRPQPRNLTARVVAAGTVRIPVPLDGIDPDGDSVQLTGIDSTPAMGTATVGSNFIDFTAAGDGAGTDTFRYKVVDRQGAVNTGTVTVGIAPRGETNQNPTPVDDEVKVRPGRQIAVDATGNDTDPDGDRIRILTEGIEADAALQATVSKTSGRIILLAPNAAGTVNVRYTIADDRGATAQAAIRVVVDNEVPLKAPIARDDRVTSAQAMGKTAVDVPVLKNDEDPDGVGENLKITTEALTARPGTEGNMIVELTEQPQLIPYYVEDVDGQKSTAIIWVPGLGQQVPTLAKDEVIEVVSGQSIDVDLKEWVKVREGRSPRLTQTDRIKLIGADGSNPVSGDGTALKYMAGTDYVGPGSLSFEVTDGTAVDDPAGLKSTLSIRTKVLPDPNRNNPPELLGATVEVPKGESADTDLSRLTSDPDRDDVDTMKYELVGGSPASFNARIDGKVLKTSVDGATATGTSGAVQVKATDSRGLEATATYQLAVIASNRPKPVANDDLEPNAAAGKPLTVNVLANDSNPFPETPLKIIAAATETGSGNVEVSGDSLTVTPAPGFSGSLVVSYTVADKTQEGSRQATARVRLTVKDKPLAPSTPQAQSVGDQTALLTWSAPADRGAPITKYTVYGAGFRQDCPANTCTLTGLVNNTKYTFEVTATNEFGESDRSPASAEVRPDVKPDTPLAPTLKFGDKQLAVNWVAPASKGSPVKSYDLEISPPPAGQNAQIQNLTAVSYVWKGLQNGVSYKVRVLARNDAKEPSEWSAYSAAEVPAGVPATPAAPTASQAAQLGSTSQLKVSWTAPNNNGDAISSYTLNTLQGGAVVATQPVTSGTTQNVTVNNSEANYTFTVSATNKAGTSGTSAPSAAIRAAGKPGQVSGGTVTATGTSGQLRVTFTPLTQAQRNGSTETEIQYSYNADGRSGGIQAGGGTIGGLTNGRDITVTIVATSTKNNISGDAQPIGTGNPYGSPGAPNVDGRTSAKGDGDVHWTWNDAAPNGRPLSHYEVSYEGGGWINVGRVNRYDRAAGGWDQQRNLKVRAVTVDPGPAGSANSRSGADPTPPPPTSWSVTAPVRTCTEPRYGTDSYRNTNPDQCLSPGIWFNSGVVAQTDAYVVWYKTTSNPSGIWYHLTSGGAAGNYARCDTVSLGCNPPNNMPKR